A stretch of Sulfurimonas xiamenensis DNA encodes these proteins:
- a CDS encoding P-II family nitrogen regulator produces the protein MKKIEAVIKPFKLEDVKDALAEIGVTGMTVSEVKGYGRQKGHSELYRGAEYVVDFLPKIKMEMVVEDDSVEEVTNTIVEAARTGKIGDGKIFVTDIEKIIRIRTGETDSEAI, from the coding sequence ATGAAAAAAATAGAAGCGGTTATAAAGCCATTTAAATTAGAAGATGTAAAAGATGCTTTGGCTGAAATTGGGGTTACAGGTATGACTGTAAGTGAAGTAAAAGGTTATGGTCGCCAAAAGGGGCATAGCGAACTTTATCGCGGTGCCGAATATGTTGTGGATTTTCTTCCGAAAATAAAGATGGAGATGGTAGTCGAAGATGATAGTGTTGAAGAGGTGACAAATACTATCGTAGAGGCTGCTAGAACTGGAAAAATAGGTGATGGAAAAATCTTTGTAACAGATATTGAAAAAATAATTCGTATTCGTACGGGTGAAACAGACAGCGAAGCTATATAA